Below is a genomic region from Treponema sp. OMZ 798.
AATAATTTTTTTAATACTGCTAAATTTATTCGGACATTCAATAAAACTGCTTGGCGCAGAAGTTCTTTCATTACAGGTTAAATTACAACTTTCACATTCATGATCACAAGTTTGACTCATATTACCCTCCAATCTTTGATAGTTCTTTTTTCTTCGTCAAAGCTTGCACCAATAAGAATAATTTGTTTACCGCTTCCCGAATACTTATTCTCATAGTTTTTCTCTTTGATTTGCTTAAGAGCGTTTTCTTCGTTTGCATTTGATGTAAGTTTAAACTCAAAGATATAAACCTTGTCTTTTAATTCTACAATACAATCAGCCCTTCCCGTTGCACAATATACTTCCGTGTGTACAAACTGATTCATCAAAGCGAATATAAGATAGACAGCTGTCTGATAGTTTTGCTCACGCAGGGCTAAATCTTTTTCGGTTAAGTTATCATAAGGAATTCCCGATATTATGCCCTTCATCTTTTCCATAAATAAATCTACATTCCCTTCTCTTACAGCCTTGGTAAATTCCATAACGGAAAAACCTGTCTTATCGTAAGTGATCGAAGTATAGGCAGGAAGTAAATTATGTAAAAAGCCGTAGCGCACCTCATCATTGGGGAAGCCTAAGCGGTAAAGTTCAAATTCCTTATCATAATCTTTAATCGTAAGATATCCCGATTGAAACAAGATCGGTAAGGGGTTTACGGCCTCCGCCCTATAGGTCTCCAAACCTGCCTCATTCATTTTTACGTTTCCGTCGAGGTCGGGAATATTGTAATAAGCCCTTTTTAAGTAGTCCACCAAAAAAGTCGGAGTGCCTGTTGCAAACCAATAGTCTCTCATTCTTCCGTCGGCACAAACATTTAACAAGCTAAAAGGATTGTACATATTTTTTCCGTTCTCGGAAAATTTATAACCGTCATATCTTTGCTTTAAATTTATAAGAGCTTCTTCATAGCTTATGTCATTTTTTTCTGCAAGAGATTTAATTTCAGGTTCAAACCCGGCTTCAAGTTCTTCTTGCGAAATACCGCAGATTGCCGAATAATCGGACAATAGGCTTAAATCCCTCAAATTGTTTAAATCGCTGAATATGCTGACCTTACTGAATTTTGTAACTCCCGTTAAAAAAGCAAAACGGAGATACTGATCTGCACTTTTGATAACTCCGAAAAAGCCTTTAAGGATTGTACGGTAGGTTTCGTTTAGGGCTTCATCCTTCCACATGGTTTGAAGCAAGGGTTTATCGTATTCATCGATTAACACAACTACCTGTTTACCTGTTTTTTCGTAGGCTCGGCGGATAAGACCGGCAAAACGGCTTGAAAAGGAGGTCTCCGCAGTTTCGGTTCCATATTCTTTTTCCCATAAAGAAAGATGAGTGTTTAAAATGGTTTCAAGGCTTTTGATATCCATATAGCTTTCGGCGTTAAAATCCAAGTAGAATACGGGATATTTCTGCCAAATCTCTCTTTTGTCCTTTTCGGTTTCTTCCAGTTTCTCAATCGCTAAACCCTTAAAAAGCTCTTTTTGACCGAGAAAATAAGCCTTAAATGTTGAAAGCAAAAGGCTCTTCCCAAAGCGGCGCGGGCGGCTTAAAAAGTGAACTTTACTGCTGTCAACCAGCTTCCAAATAAATTCGGTTTTATCGATATAGATAAAATCTTTTAAACGTAAATCTTCAAAACTTTGAACACCTATGGGCATCTTTCGTATCGTACTCATAGTTAGATTATATCAGAAAAAAAAGAAATTTACAACATAAGCAAAGTTTAAAATTTATTTAAATAAAATAACTTCTCCTCGTTTATAACTTATAAGAACCGGCTGTGAAGACAAAAAGGGATAGCCTAAAAGTCCATCATAACTCTCAGGTCTTTTTCTTAAATGAGAAATATCCGAAAAAGAAGTCCTTAAATTTTTATATACATTTTTACCAACTATTAGCTTTTTTAATTCTCCTGTATATATTTCTTTTTTAATGCCTGCGGCTCCTCCAAGCACATCTTTTTGTTTATTTTGCAAAAGATACTCCAAATCATTAAAATAAGTGCTGTCTATCAGGTTCGTCTCTGCTCCGGTATCTATACCCATTTGATATGCTTTATTTCCGATTAAAACTTCAATCATAGGAATATGACCTATCATTTTGCAAGAAAGTTTAGAATTCGTTTTTAACTTATTATTTTTTATAAAATCATCAATATGGTCAGGATTAATGAGTACTAAAGTTTTTTTTGAATAATCTAAAAAGAAATCATATTCTTTTAACATATCATACCCGATTAATCCGTATATGCCGTCCGTTTCTAAAGACTTTTCAAGACTACTCATATCAAGAGTTACCATTTTTTGATTTTTTATTTTGCTGCCGGCAAATTCCAATTCTTTTACCGCAGCTATATCCATATTAGAAATTGAAGTATTGCCGGTAACATCTTGTAAGCTGCCTAACTTTTTTTGGCCTTTATTCAAACCTTCAACATATTTTGAATTCAAAATAGAAAACGGAGCTCCGCTGTCTAAAAAAAATAATCGATTTTCACCATTCAGAAATACTTCAACAAGAGGAATATTTCCTGCAAGAATTATTGGAACGGATATAAGATTAGCTTTATTATACTCTACGGTTCTTTCTTCCGGTGATAAGGTTTTTACCTTTATTTTCATAAGTTCAGCTCCGGTAAGTAAATTATCCTTATTAAAAATAAAGACGGAATCTTTTTTCCCCACTTGTGAATATTCAATCGAATACTCCAAAATCAATTTATCGGCTTCAAGCCGGCTTTCTTTTTTATTATATGAAACTATTGATCCTACAGCCGATACTAATTGCTTAAATATAGCCTCTGCCAAATTACCGCTATGTCCTGCAACTGAAAAATCTTCAGATAAATACGGCAGTATCTTAGTTAAAGATTTTTCATTACAGCAATCCATTGCTATTTGTACAATTTTTTCGCATTCAGCTTCATTTTGTGCAAATACGCTGCTAAAAACAAATAAAAATATTAAGAAAAAGCTTAATATTTTAATTAATTTACATTGACTTCTTTTCATTTTAATACTCCTTAAAATATAAAATTTATTCTGAATTATTGTTTTTATCAATTTTAATTACCGAAATAATCTTTCTTTCTTTTATTTTGCCGGGTAAATTTTTAATATCATAACTAGTTATTTCTCCATTGCCGTTTATCATGTAAACTCTAGGTTTAGAGCCGGCTGTTTTAAAGGATTTTTTTTCTGATGTTGCAAAGAGAAAGCTTACACTCAATACTAATAGACAAGAAAAAACCATAATAATCTTAGACTTCTTTTTTATTCTCATAATAGATAAAACTCTCTTCTCTATTAAACTTTTATTAAAAAAATTACAAACAGGTATAAAAGAGCTCTTTATTTCTTCCATTCTAATTAAAGCATTGGCATATTCTTTTTTTGATTTTCTACCGAAATATTTGATAACCTCTTCATCACAGGATAATTCGATATCTCGGGAAAGCAGAATATACAAAACCCAAACAAAAGGATTAAACCAATGAACTAAAACTGCAACTGTTGCAATTATTTTTATAACAGAATCAAAATTTTTAATATGTACATACTCATGATACAAGATATAACGGATATCTTTATCATTGATTAAATTATAATGTTCAGGAATAATTATAATAGGATTAAAAAGTCCATATGTCAGCGGTATATCTATTTTATCGGATATGAGTATTTTAATTTTTCTTCGTAAAGTATTAAAATTAAGCATAGTCTCAGTTTCTTTCTGAGACAGACTCATAGATGATCTTGATTTAATTATAAAACGAAGATATGAATGTAAAAAAAATAAGGCACAAATAAGAGAACCCGCAATCCAAACCCAAGTAAACCACGGCGGTAAGTTTTTTAAAAAAGGAAAAATCGATTTTTTTTCATAAACCAGTATTTTTAAATCCGAAATATTTAAAACTGAATCATTTTGAACTAAAAGACTAAGAGGTGAAAATACATTTTTATTAAAATTAAAAATAGAATAAATGCTCAACCTAAAAGGAATTGAAAAAGGTAATAAAAGATGAATAATGCTTATAAACCATAAAACTACAAAGGTTCTTTTAGGAATTTTATCCAACATAAATAACCGAATGAGCATAATAACAAAGATTAAAAAAATACCGGTTATGCTTTTTTCCATTAAATTCATATTAATCCTCATCTTCAAAATCTTTAACTATTTGCCGCAATTTATTTATTTGAGCCTTCGACAGTTTTTTTCGGCCCAAAAGTGCCGAAAAAAGTAAATCTGCAGATCCGTCATAAATTTTGTCTATTAAATTTTTTGTCTCAACTTCTTGAACTTTTTGTTTTGAAATCAGAGCCTTACACATAAAATTAGGCTCAACACGCTCAATTGCACCCTTTTTAATACAGCGGTTTATCAAGGTATAGGTAGTATTCACATTCCATCCAATTTCTTCATTCAATATCATAGAAATTTGTTTTGCAGTCATCGCTCCCCTATCCCAAAGAATATTCATCACTTTTAATTCAGAATCAAACAGTTTTATTTCCATATACTACTCCGGTAGTTTCAGTTTATTTTAATAAAAATAATCAAACTTGTCAATACTACTACAGTAGTTTATATAAAAAAATCATATTTTTTTTATATATTTCAGTAAAACACTTGACTGATTTATTCAAGCGTGTTAGAATGAGTTAACTTATTTAAAAGATAAAAGTAAACGAGGGCAGCATGGAAAAAAACGTAAAAAAATTAAACCTTATAAATAACATCTTCTATTATTTGGGTATCTGGTTAAAAACCTTCCCGGCAGGTATCGTCTTTATACTTATTTCTATACCTATCCGCATTTTTATGATTTACCAAACCATCCTTATTCCGAAAGCCATTATACTGGGTATTGAAACGGGGGCAGAAGCTAAGGAAGTTTTACTTTCCATATTGACGGCAGGACTCTTGATAACTGCCTGTAAAGTTATCTTACAGGTACTTGAAACAAAACTGATGGCCCTAGGTTCCCGTCCCTTATTCTATATTTATTCGGTACCTGTAAATAGAAAAATCTTTGAACTTAATTACCAAACCCTAATTTCTCCCGAAATGCAGACAAAGATAACCAAGGTAAAAAACATAGTTATGACGGGAAGCTCAGGCGGGCCCTTTCATTTTTTTGGGCTCAACCTATCCTTTCTTTTAACTGCAATTGCCGGAGCCTTTTTCTTTAGCTCAGGTATCATAAGCATCGACTTAATTCTTCTATTTATAGTTTTGGCTTCAGGGACCGTGAATTTATTGTATGGAATATACACAGGAAAATACACTCACAAAAATATGGAAGAACGCGGTGATGATGAAAAAAAAGAAGGATACATTCTTACAACCGCAGAAGACAGACGTTTTGCAAAAGACATACGCCTTTATAAGATGAAGGATTGGCTGATTGAAAATTTTGAGCACTATCACAGGCGGGTAAAAAAATTTTTAAAAGCAGAATCCAATGTTCAGGCAGGAGGAAAAATCTTAAACGCCTTAATGATTTTTATAAGAGATATTTTTGCATACATTTACCTAATTTACCAATTAAATGCAGGAACCATTGCCGTTTCTCAATTTGTTTTTCTTATCGGCTTGGTCATGGAATTTTCAAAATGGATGGACGCTATTGTTCTTCAAATAAGCAACTTAATTATATTTAACAGCGAATTAAGTCAAATAAGAATTTTTTTAAACACACCTGAAGAAAAAAAAGAAGGAGATTTGACCGCAAACGATACTGCCGAAAAGCCATCGATCGAATTCCAAAATCTTTCCTTTAGGTACTCGGAAAATGCTTCATGGATTTTTAAAGACTTTAATTTAAAAATTAGTCCGGGAGAAAAGTTAGCTCTGGTCGGAATCAATGGAGCAGGAAAAACAACCCTCATGCATCTTTTAATGGGGCTTTTAGAACCGACAGAGGGAAATATTTTAATTGACGGGAAAAAGAGTTCCGATTTTAAAAAGCAGGAATACTATAATTTATTTTCTCCGGTATTTCAGGATATAAATATTTTTCCTGAAAGTTTTGCAGCCAATGTTGCCGGAACGGAAAGTATAGACAAAGAGAAATTAGAAAATGCAGTTGCTTTAAGCGGCTTAAACGAAATGGTTTCTAAACTCCCCAGAGGACTTGAAACTGTTTTAGTAAAGGAAAGTAATGATGAGGCTATCGATTTATCGGGAGGACAAAATCAAAGAATGCTTCTTGCGAGAGCTCTCTATAAAAATGCAAAAATAAATATATTGGACGAACCGACGGCTGCCTTGGATCCGGTTGCAGAAAGTAAAATATATGAAGAATACGACAAAATGAGTAAAGAAAAAACTTCTATTTTTATTTCACACAGATTAGCATCTACAAAATTTTGCGATCGAATTATTTTACTCGAACACGGGAAAATAATAGAAGAAGGTACTCATAATGAGCTTATGAAGCAAAACAAGACATATAAAAGAATGTATGATATTCAAAGTAAGTATTATAAAGAAAATAAAGGAGATGAAAATGAATAGGCTTAAAAGATTTTTTAGAATGTTTTCTTATTTTGAAAAAATAGAAAGAGGTTCAATGTGGAGTAATATCTTTTTTTATATTATAGAAGCCGTAAGGCCCTTGTGTCTCCTATATTTATCCAAGATAATAATTGAATCACTAATCAGCCAAAAATCAATAAATGAAGTTTTAAAATCAACTATTATTCTTTTAACCTCATTTATGCTTTTGTCGATAATTGCAGGAGTTTTAGAAAAACGATTTATGTACCACTTAAAATGTTTTTCTAAAAAGCATACTATGGAAAAAGCTCTTAAAGTTTTAAGATTAAATTTTGAACTTACGGAACAAAACGAATTTCAAAACGAGTTAAATGCGATTAAACAGTTTGAACGCTTTATAGTTTTTTCTAACAGCGATTTTATGAGAAAAACAGGAACCTGTGTGGGAGGTTTTATAGGAGCAGGGACTGCCCTATATTTCTTTATAGGTCTTTTTAACTCCCAAGGATTTATGGGGCTTTCCGCCACATTTATAAATTGCAGCTTTTTAATTCTTTTGATAGCATTTAATGTAATTTCTTTTTATTTATCAAAATATATTTATAAAAAATTTGGAGAACATATTTCAGGCGAAGTCAATAAAAATGCACGCTACCTAAAAACCTATATGAATTTAATTTACGATTATAGGACGGGAAAAGATATCAGATTATACGATAAAGGTTTAGCTGAAAAGTACACGGGAACCTATCTTGCAATGCAAAAAAGTTCTCATGATTTTATGGCAAAGTTTTTTTCGCGCACTATCGGAGCAAGCAAGCTCCTCGAAGGCTCTCTTTTACTTTTAATCTTTTTGTTTGTAGGTTTAAAAGCTATTTATGGTTCCATTGCAGTAAGCGAAGTATTTTTTTACATAGGAGCGATAAATATTTTTTCGGCACAAATATATGAAGCTGTTGACGGATTAACCACCCTTGTTCCTTCAGATAAGTCTCGCGAAAAACTATTAAACTTCCTCGGCATAGACGAAAAAAAGTATTCGGGAACTCTTTCGGTAAAAAAAGATGGACCTTTTATATTTGAATTAAAAGATTTAAGTTTTAAATATCCCGATCAAGACAAATATGCTCTTAAAAATATAAACCTAAAAATAGATGCGAATCAAAAACTTGCAATGGTCGGTAAAAACGGCTCAGGAAAAACAACCCTCATCAAATTACTTGTAAGACTTTACGAGCCGACTGAAGGCGAAATACTTTTAAACGGTGTAAACATAAAAGACTATGACTATGATGAGTACATAGATATTTTCTCGATAGTCTTTCAGGATTTTAAATTATTATCACTTAAATTAGGAGAAAATGTAGCGGCCTCAAGCACATACGATAAAGAAAAAGTTTCCGATTCCCTTTCAAAAACAGGTATGGAAGATTTTTATAAAAAGTACGGAAGCGAAGCATACCTTTATCAAAATTTTGAAACAGAAGGTATTGAGGCTTCAGGAGGCGAAGCTCAAAAAATTGCAATGGCCCGCGCAATTTATCACGGAGGAAAGATTTTTATCTTGGATGAACCGACGGCAGCCCTCGACCCTATTTCGGAAGCTGAAATTTATTCTCATTTTGATACTATAACTTCAAAAAATACTGCCATCTATATTTCGCACCGGCTTTCTTCATGTAAATTCTGTGACCAAATCGCAGTTATGGATGAAGGTAATCTTGTCCAATACGGAAATCATGATGAACTTGTTTCGGATACAACGGGAAAATACTACGAGCTTTGGAATGCACAGGCAAGGCACTATCAAGAGGAAGAAACTTATACGGTATAAATTCCAATAAGGCTATAAGTATTTTTAACCGATAAAATTTTCATTTATCAGATGTGTCTTTAAAAAATATTCTATCTCAATTCGTACACGGGATAAAAAATGCTTATCCAAGATTGTTTCGGACAAAGAATTATAATCAGGAAAATGAAGATATAGATATGGCATAGACAAAAGAAGTTCTTTTATTTCTTCATCGGAAGAATTCAGCTTCCCCGTAAAAATATTTTTAAGTTTAAGGAGTTTTTCTTTTTCGTAAGTTAAAAAATATTTAATTTCTTTTTCTTTGTTTTTATAATCAAAGGCAATAAAATTTATTTTATCATCATTTTTATTTACAAAAAAAGATTTTTCATAACTCGAATAAAAATCATCGATTATTTTTTTTGCCTCATTAAGGTTTATTTTTTTTGAATTTATTTCCAAACCTGATTGTCCTACATCAAAAAAATTTTCTTTAAAAGCAAAAAACTTTTTATAAAGTTCGGCATAATTTTTTAAGTTTGGAGAAGTAAAAACAGAAGCCTCGTCCTTTCCTTTTTCACAAATGAGTTTTTCAGGGAACAAAGATTCTCCCGAATACAGCCCTTTTATTTTAGAAAGATCCGAGAACAAATTTTTAACCTGATAACTCAGCTTTGAATGACTAAAGCCGCATCCCCACGAAAAATCCAATCCCGTATGAAAAATAGGAAGACCGCCAAAGGCTAATCGTTCGGCAACGGCTAAGGCCGAAAGCCCTACCGACCCCATGGCTTCAAGCCTTAAAGGTAAGATATTTTTTTTGTGTAACCCTGAAAAAAAAGAGCCGGCAAGACTGTCTTGAGCTGCATAATCGGTAAAGAAAAAGGCCTTATCTCCGTTTAACGTTGCAAGCAAAGAAGGATTAGCCGTAAGATCGGCAATGATGGGAATGCCCAAATCTGCAATACCGATAAAGGCCTTTTGAATCCAATATTGAGACTCAAGCAAAACAACAGCATCGGGCCTTATTTCGGGATAAAGTCCTGAAAGTGCAGCATCGACTGCAAGAACAAAAAGCCTATCCCTATCTTCTTTTATAAAAGCGATCGAAGAATCAAGGGAAGGACCCGCCCCTACCACAATAATAGGTTTTCTAACCGATTTTTCGATTAAAGAGCCGAAATGAGAATTTGTCTTTACAATAGAATAATAATTTTTAAAAAAATTGCGGGCATAATTTCTGCCGAATTGAATTAAGGTTAATCGGTTAATCCATATTTGCGAAATATATTGAGAAATAAAATCAAAGGCTTGGGAATAAAAGGCTTGATTTAAAGCAGCACCGCCCGAAAAATCAATCCTCACAACACGCCTGATCTTTTTTCCTTTAATAAAATTTTCAAGCCGGCTTAATAAAAGATTTATCGATTCTGTTCTTAAATACAAAAATCTAGTATCTTCTAAAATAGTTTTATCGATCTGTGATGTTGAAAGATTCATCAACTCTTCATCGGCTTCTAAACCGAGAAGAAAAGAATTGTGTGGAAGTTTTTCTAAAAGTTCTTTTAGCCCGTATCCTAAAACAGGCGATACACAAAGCACCAATGTTTCGCTTTGAATTATAATAGAAGATATTAATTGTAGAATATTTTTTTGCGGTGAGCGTTTTGAATATAAGAACTTACCCTTGTATAAAACCGAAAAACCTGAGTCAATCGGAATGAGCTCAGGTTTTTCATTATTTGTAATCATTATTATTTAAATAGGTTCCCAAAATTATCTTGGAATTTAGCATTGGTAAAAATATAATCCATAAAGGTTTTATGAGCAATCGGAAGAGGATAATTCATTCCCTGCATACTCATAATAGCTGCTATGTGATAATAGGGGAACCAAGCTCCTGCCTGATTTTGGTAATCCGTTTTAGTACGATCCATTGTGTAGCTGTCAATTTCTTTTTCTTCTGCAAGAGTTAAAATGGCAACCTCAGAACCGGCAAGAATAGGCTCGGAAATTTCTCCGCTCTTTAAAGCAAAGGCCTTTTTAAAAAAGGCTTCGTTTTTTGAAAGAGCTGCAAAAACACCCTGAGCCGGAAGAGGCGGAAGGGAGCTTGCGTTTCCGTAATTGATTCCAAAAAGATTTGAAGTCTCAACCGTTAAGGTTGTTTCTTTAAAATCTTCAGCAGCTTTTTCAAGCCCTAAAGCTTTTGCATTTTCCGCAAATTTATTTGCAGTTTGGAGCACATAATCTTCGAGCATTCCCTTTTCATTTCGATTCATGTAATTTCGAATATTTGAAATAAGAGACTCACTTTCAAAATCGGGAAGAGAAGGCTCTGCGTTACACCTTACAATTCCGAACATGCCGTTTTGCATAGAAACAACAGGGCTTAAATCTGAAGGCTTCAAAGCTAAAACAGCTTTAAGATGTTCGTTATCGGGGAAATATCTATTTATATCCGTTCGATAATTTGAAGTAATCTTTCCGCTTTCATCTGTCAAGGTTTTTGTTGCATTTAAAATAACGGCATCCTCAAAACTTACTTCTCCGCTTTTAAGAGAGGCAAGCATCTTCTTTGCTTCTTCTTCGGTGGGATAGCTTAACAAGGATAGATCATAGCTTGTAAAAAGATCGCTGTGTTCTTTTCCGTATTTTACGATTTCGGAAGAAGGATAGAGGCTCAAATTAAAAACGACATATTTAAAGCTTCTTTCTTTCTTTGCCATATCGACAATAAAATCGGTTTCGTTTGAAGATGTTTTAAGACCGTAGCTATTTCCATTTCCGAATAAATCTTCAATATATCTGTTATCCTTAATATATTTTTCGATTTCTTTTCTATATGTAACTCTGGTAGTTTCGGGAGTCTGCCGGTACCTTGTTTCGGAATAAACTCCGTTTTCATCCAAATAATAGTTTATTAGATCCTTATTAACTCGGAACTGAGGAACACGGTATCCGGCATTTATAACCTCATCTTCCATAGCTACTTGCACAACGGCAGCTCTAAAAGCCAAATATGAGAGCTGCTGCCAGAAAAATTCCCTCATTTGAGCATCTTCCGGCTCGATTTTTTGCCTCTCAACGTAATTAGCCAAAAAGTGATATTGGTCAACGAAGGGAGAAGACGGACCGTTATCGATTCTTACATTACCCCATTTCCCGACTACAGTAAATCCTTGAGAAGCGCGGTCTGTTACCATAGGAGCCACAACAAATGCGATTACACCCAAAACAAAAACTATAATGCCTCCTATGGAAGCAGCAACTTTTTTTGAACTAGCCATATAAACCTCTAAAAATGTAAATTTAGACTTAAAGCAGAATAGTACCACTTATACAGCCCCTTTGTCAATACATCAGGCATTGGGGCAAAAAAAAACGGAACCGATATAAACCGATTCCGTTTTGAGCTATTCAGGATTCGAACCTGAGACCCACGCCTTAAAAGGGCGTTGCTCTACCTACTGAGCTAATAGCCCATTTTGCATTTGCAACAGGGGCTATAATATCACAGGTTAAAATAAATGTCAATACTAAATTGGTCAAAAAAAGCATATTTTTGGAAATTTTTAGCTCCAAGACTCAAATTTCAGTTATAATTTAAAACAATTTTTATCTGAATATAAAGGTTCCCTGTAACATTTACCAGCTTCCGGAA
It encodes:
- a CDS encoding peptidylprolyl isomerase; the encoded protein is MASSKKVAASIGGIIVFVLGVIAFVVAPMVTDRASQGFTVVGKWGNVRIDNGPSSPFVDQYHFLANYVERQKIEPEDAQMREFFWQQLSYLAFRAAVVQVAMEDEVINAGYRVPQFRVNKDLINYYLDENGVYSETRYRQTPETTRVTYRKEIEKYIKDNRYIEDLFGNGNSYGLKTSSNETDFIVDMAKKERSFKYVVFNLSLYPSSEIVKYGKEHSDLFTSYDLSLLSYPTEEEAKKMLASLKSGEVSFEDAVILNATKTLTDESGKITSNYRTDINRYFPDNEHLKAVLALKPSDLSPVVSMQNGMFGIVRCNAEPSLPDFESESLISNIRNYMNRNEKGMLEDYVLQTANKFAENAKALGLEKAAEDFKETTLTVETSNLFGINYGNASSLPPLPAQGVFAALSKNEAFFKKAFALKSGEISEPILAGSEVAILTLAEEKEIDSYTMDRTKTDYQNQAGAWFPYYHIAAIMSMQGMNYPLPIAHKTFMDYIFTNAKFQDNFGNLFK